The Oxalobacter aliiformigenes nucleotide sequence GTCCCCAAATCATCCGATCTTGCATCCAGAAGCTTGACATACCCTCCAAGCGGCAATGCCGAAATGGCCCACTCCGTTTTATCCGGCCCGAATTCGCGACTGAAAAGGACCTTGCCCATCCCCAATGAAAATCGCAGAACCTTGACATTGCACAGACGTGCCATCCAGTAATGACCCAGTTCATGAATGACAATCAATACAGACAGCGCAAGTATAAAAGCCAGTATTGTTTGAATGATTATCATTGCAAAATCAGACTTGTGGCGACCGTCCGGGCAGCCCGGTCATGCATCAAAACGCTGTCGATTCCCGTAATCGAACTTTCTGTTGTCACTTTGTCCAGCACACGTGCGACGACGTCGTCAATACGACGGAAACTGATACGCTGATCCAGAAAAGCCTGAACGGCCACTTCATTGGCGGCATTGAGAATCGCAGGAGTTGCCCCGCCTGTTTTCAGCGCTTCATACGCGAGCTTCAGACACGGAAAACGTACGAAATCCGGAGACTCGAATTGCAAGGTACCGATTCTCGCCAGATCCAGTGGAGTGACACCGGAAAACATCCGGTCCGGATAGGCAAGCGCATGTGCAATCGGAATCCTCATATCCGGATTGCCCAGTTGCGCGATAACCGACCCATCGATATAAGAAACCATGGAGTGAATAACACTTTGAGGATGTATAACGACTTCAATCTGGCTGGCCGGAATACCGAAAAGCCAGTGCGCTTCAATAACCTCGAGTCCCTTGTTCATCATCGTTGCTGAATCAACGGATATTTTCCTGCCCATGACCCAACGCGGATGAGCGATTGCCTGTTCCGGTGTAACACTATCGAGTGTATCGACAGGTCTGTGAAGAAAGGGACCTCCCGATGCCGTCAGCAAAATCTTGGAAACGCCATGTTCGTTCGGAAAACGCTTATGCTGCGCCGGCAGGCACTGGAAAATGGCATTGTGCTCACTGTCAATCGGCAGAAGCGTTGCGCCACTGGCGATGACCGTATCGATAAAGAGCTGGCCTGACATAACCAGTGCTTCCTTGTTGGCCAACATGACCTTTTTCCCTGCACGGGCCGCGGCCAGGGCAGGAGCAAGCCCTGCTGCACCGACAATAGCAGCCATAACAGCATCGCACTGCGAAGAAGCCGCGATGTCGCACAATGCTTTTTCACCATGGAAAACTTCTGTCCCGATACCTTTTGCACGCAACTTTTTTTCCAGTATCAGGGCATCCGCTGCCGTCCCGACCACGGCGACTTCCGGACAGAATTGCACACATTGCCGAAACAGCTCATCGATACGTCTGTTCGCTGTCAGTGCATGAACGACATATTGCTCACCATGCCGGGACAAGACATCCAATGTGGACACACCAATAGAGCCTGTAGACCCCAGTACAGTGATACGCTGCGGATTTGCTGTCATGATTTACAACCACACTCCCAACAAAACAGCCAGTGGCAACACGGGAATCAGCGAGTCAATCCGGTCCAGAACTCCACCATGTCCCGGCAACAGATTGCTGCTATCCTTGAATCCCCTGCGCCGTTTCAGCTTCGATTCCAGCAGATCACCGACAATGCTCAGCGCTACCAGCAGAACCAGACCAGCCAGCATGGCAACCGGACCATAGCGTACATATATCCTCAATGCAATATTGTCCTCCAGCGGAATCAGCCATACCACCACCACGGCTGCCACGATCACCGCACACAATCCCCCTACCACTCCTTCCCAGGTCTTGCCGGGAGAAATCGCGGGAGCCAGTTTGCGTTTTCCAAAAGCTCTTCCGGCAAAATAGGCACCGATATCGGCCAGCCAGACAATCATCAGAATCGAAAGCAGCAGTACAGCAGAGCGGATGTACAGAACATATACGGAAAGGAAACTTCCCAGAATCGATAACCAGTAAAGCAGCTGATACAGATAAGCCATAACCGTACCGGGTTTCGGCAACTCGCGAAACAGGGAAGGAATGAGAAAAAGAATCCAGATCGCCACCGACGCCACGATACACAGGACATAAGCATCTTCAGGAAACCACAACAGCGCCACGATAAAAACGATTCCGGAAACCGCCGCCATCACAAACGGATGACGGTTTTCGAACAGCCGCGCATTTTCCCACGACGCCGCGCAGAAAAACACCAGAAGGAAAAGACCAAACAGCCTACTGCTTTGCGACCATAAAACCAGAAACAGAACCGCTGCAAGGCAGATGGCAGTATATATGCGTTTTTTCAGCATCGATCATATCACTAGTTGTTCACTTGTCTTCCCGAATCGTCTTTCCCTGGACTTAAAAGACAGAATTGCCTTTTCCAGCTCCCTGTCATCGAAATCGGGCCAGTATATATCAGTAAAGTATAACTCGGTATAAGCCAACTGCCAGAGGAGAAAGTTGGATATCCGTTTTTCTCCGCCGGTACGGATGAACAGATCGGGATCAGGAGCGTAAGACAGCGCAAGATAGGAAGCGAGTCGTTTCTCTGTCATTTCCGCCATTCCAATACCATCTTGCGACATCCTCCTGACCGCCTGCAGTATGTCCCACCGTCCACCATAATTGGCACATACCGTCAATGTCAATGCCGTATTGGCCGATGTCCTATCCTGTGCCCGTGCAATCGCTTCCTGGAGATTCGAATCGAAACGGCTGATATCGCCAATGACATTCAACCGGATATTGTTTGCATCCAATCTGTCCGTTTCTTTTTCAAGAGTGGACAGAAACAGATTCATCAGAAAACCGACTTCCTCACTGGGTCTGCTCCAGTTCTCCGAACTGAACGCAAAGACCGTCAAATAAGGAATTCCGCGTGAAATACACCCTTCAATGGTACGCCTGATGGCCTCGACACCCTTGGCATGTCCAGCTACACGCGGTAAAAAACGCTTTTTCGCCCAACGACCATTGCCATCCATTACGATGGCAATATGTCGGGGCATGACAACCTTACCGGAAACAATATTGTCGGACATGTCTGAAATGACGAATCCGTCAAACGGTCATGACTTCTTTTTCTTTTTCAGTCAACAGTTTGTCGATTTGCTGAACGAACCTGTCCGTCAATTTCTGGATATCGTCCTGAGCACGACGTTCGTCATCTTCCGAACATTCCTTATCCTTGACCATTTTCTTCAGTGATTCGTTTGCGTCGCGGCGAATATTGCGGACAGCTACCTTGGCATCCTCACCTTCCGTTTTGACCAGTTTGACCATTTCCTTGCGACGTTCTTCGGTCAACGGAGGAGTCGGTACACGAATAATATCGCCGACAGAAGATGGATTCAGGCCAAGATCGGAGTCACGAATGGCTTTTTCGATAACACTGACCATCTTTTTTTCCCAAGGCTGAACCGAAATGGTTCGCGCATCGATCAGAGTGACATTGGCGACCTGGCTGATCTGGGTAGGAGAACCGTAATAATCGACTTGAATATGGTCGAGAATGCCGGTATGAGCGCGGCCAGTACGTACCTTGGCCAAATCGGCTTTCAGCGATTCGACCGATTTGTTCATTTTCTGTTCGGCATTTTTTTTCACTTCGGCAATATTCATGAAACACCCTCTTGCAAAATATTCAGTAAAAAGCCATTAGGCACTGGCATTATATCGGTTCTGTTTCAAATATGGACAAGTGTTCCCTCATCTTCACCAAGAAGAACCCGCTTTAAGGCGCCATGCTTGAGAATCGAGAATATCTTGATCGGCAATTTCTGATCGCGACATAATGCAAAAGCGGCAGCATCCATCACCTCAAGATGTTTTTCGATCGCTTCATCGAAAGTGATATGTGAATACCGCGTTGCAGAGGTATCTTTCATCGGATCCGCACTGTACACGCCGTCGACCTTGGTTGCCTTCAAAACGATTTCCGCCCCCATTTCCGCACCGCGCAATGCTGCTGCGGTATCCGTCGTAAAGAAAGGATTGCCCGTTCCGGCAGCAAAGACAACAACCTTGCCTTCTTCAAGGTACTGAAGCGCTTTCGGCCGCACATAGGATTCGACAACCTGATCGATACCGATGGCAGACATGACACGTGCTGTCAGCCCGGCCTGCTCCATGGCATCGGCCAGCGCCAGCGAATTGATTACGGTAGCCAGCATTCCCATATAATCGGCTGTCGCACGGTCCATTCCCTTGGCACCTGGAGCGACACCACGGAAAATATTGCCGCCACCGATCACGATGGCCATTTCCACTCCCAGATTTGCAGCGTCAACCACATCACCGACCATTTGCTCAATGGAAGCACGATTGATGCCGAACTGGTCTTCCCCCATAAGAGCCTCACCTGACAATTTCAGAAGAACCCGCTTGTAAAGTGGACTGGTCATACCCTGAATTCCTTATCTTGCAGCCTAAAAATGAAAAATAACAAAACCTTACAAAAACGGGCCTTTCGGCCCGTTTGAAAGCATCAAGCTTTGGCTGCCGCCATTTGCGCGGCAACTTCCGCGGCAAAGTCGTCCGATTTTTTCTCCAGACCTTCACCGACAACATACAACGTATAAGACTTGATCGTTGTATTTTTTTCTTTCAGCATCTGGCCGACAGACTGTTTGTCATTTTTGACAAAAGGCTGATTCAGCAGGGAAACTTCCTTCAGGAATTTCTGAACGGAACCTTCGATACGACGGGCGATGATATCGGCTGGCTGAGCCTTCTTGCCTTCCGCAACCGCCTTGGCTGAATCTTCCTCGGCCTTTTGCTGGGCAATCGAACGTTCTCTTTCAATCAATGCCGGATCAACCTGTTCGGCCGACAATGCAGCGGGTTTCATGGCCGCGATATGCATCGCGACATCCTTGCCGACCTGCTCGTCCGGGCCATCGTATTCCACAATGACGCCAATACGGGAACCATGCAAGTATGAAGCGATTTTCGCATCCGTCTGGTGACGTGCAAAACGCCGGATGGACATGTTTTCTCCTATACGGCCGATCAGATCCTTGCGCTGTTCATCCACCGTCTTTCCATCCATAGGCAAAGCAGACAACGCCGCCACATCGGCAGGATTGTCATTCGCCACCAGTTTGGCACATGCATTGGCCAATGCAATGAAATCATCATTTTTCGTGACGAAATCGGTTTCGCAGTTTACTTCGACAATAGATGCCGCATTCCCATCCACATGAATGGCGATAACCCCTTCAGCGGCGATACGACTGGACGCTTTCGAAGCCTTGTTGCCCAGTTTGACCCGCAGGATATCTTCCGCTTTCTGAATATCACCATTCGCCTCGGTCAATGCTTTTTTACATTCCATCATCGGGGCGTCGGTTTTCGCACGCAGCTGGCCTACCATAGCTGCTGTAATGACTGCCATACTGTTCTCCTTGCTAAGGGGGCAGACGCCCCCGTTTTTACTGAATATTTTTTACGAATCATTCCGGATCGGCTCCGGAATGACGCACATCATCATTTGCCTTCTTCAGCGACTTCCTCGCCCTTTACTGCTTCCAGAACGTCCTGCATGGCACTGGCACGTCCCTCAAGAATCGCATCGGCGACGCCGCGAGCATAAAGCTGGATCGCCTTGGAAGAATCGTCATTGCCCGGGATGACGTAAGCCAGTCCTTCTGGCGAATGATTGGTATCGACTACACCGATAACAGGAATGCCGAGTTTGGCAGCTTCGGTAACAGCGCCCTTGTGATAACCGACGTCAACGACGAAAAGCGCATCAGGCAGACCATTCATATCCTTGATACCGCCAATGGATTTCTGCAATTTGGCAACTTCACGCTGGAACATCAGCCCCTCTTTTTTGCTCATCTTGTCGACAGTGCCGTCTTCGATGGCAGCTTCCATATCCTTTAAGCGTTTGATGGAAGTCCGGATCGTTTTGAAATTGGTCAGCATTCCTCCCAGCCAGCGCTGGTCGACATAAGGCATACCGGCACGCTGTGCTTCGCTGGCGATGATGTCGCGGGCCTGTCGTTTTGTTCCGACCATCAGGATGGTACCGCGGTTGGCTGCCAGCTGGCGGATGTAATTCATCGCGTCGTTATACATTGCCAGAGTTTTTTCAAGATTGACAATGTGGATTTTGTTGCGATGCCCAAAGATGAAAGGAGCCATCTTTGGGTTCCAGAAACGGGTCTGGTGGCCGAAATGAACACCGGCTTCCAGCATTTCACGCATGGTAACGGACATAATAATCTCCAGGGTTAGGTCTTGAATTCGCCCAAGAACCCGTCTGGCGGGCACCCTTTCAGGCCGAATTCGCGATTTACAGTTAAAAAACAAATAAGGTCTTGAAAACTTTCAAGAGTTCACCATTGTACTGTAAAAACAAATCCGCTTGAAGTGACTAAATGACAAAAAGAGACGAAAACGTGATACAAAATTCTTTTTCCACAAGCGCCATTACAGGATAATGACCATATAACTGAATTTTCACCCATTCCCGGATCTTCTTATGAATGCTCTTTACTCCATTGACGCCGTCCGTACCCTTGAACAGGCTGCCCTTGCCGATCTGCCGACAGGAACGCTGATGCAGAGAGCCGGCAGACAGGCCGCTACACTTGCCATGTCACTTCTGTCAGACCTTCCGGAAAAACAGAAAACGGTACTGGTTCTGGCAGGCCCCGGGAACAATGGAGGCGACGCGCTTGAAATGGCCACCCTGCTCGCCGATTCAGGCATTTCCGTTTCCGTTCTTCTGGTTTCCAACCGCAAGAAAAATGAACCGGAAGAAGCTCGTCTGGCCAGACAAAAAGCCATAAAAAGCGCCATCCACTGGGAAGATGCCCTTTCCATCAAAACCACGCTTGAATCACTGAGAAAAAGAAACTGGTCCCTCGTCGTGGATGGCATGTTCGGCATCGGTCTGAAAGAAGCGTTGACCGGCAACCGAAGCGAACTGGTCGAAACCGTCAATACATTTTCATGTCCTGTCCTTGCACTGGATGTTCCAAGCGGTCTGAATGCAGATACAGGCAATGTCGTCGGTCAGGATGCCGTGGCCATTAAGGCAACTCACACGATCACATTTCTCGCCGACAAACCGGGACTGCATACCGGCAAAGGCCGCGACTATGCCGGTCAGGTACATGTCGCCCCGCTGGATGTCGATAAAAAATATTTTCCCGAGACCCGGTGCTGGTTGAATTCTCCAAAATTGTTTAGTCGTTTGCTTGCCCCCCGGCTTCACGACACGCACAAAGGCAGCTATGGACGTATCGCCATTGTAGGCGGAGCCGACGGAATGGCAGGTGCTCCGGTTCTGGCCGCAAGGACAGCACTCTATACGGGCTCAGGTTTGTGCTATGCCGTTTATCTGAAAAATCCGCCTGTTTATGACCCTGTCACACCGGAATTAATGTTCAGGGCCGCTCATCAATACGATTTCTCATCAGACGTCATTGTCATTGGCCCCGGACTGGGCAAATCCCCTGTCGCCAGAGAATATGTCGAAAAAACCATCGAATCCGGCAAACCGGCTTTATTCGATGCCGATGCCCTGAATATTCTGGCGGAGAGTGTCGAATTGCAAGAAAGTCTTGCCGATCGTTCCCCGCCTTCGGTTATCACTCCCCACCCGCTTGAAGCAGCACGTCTTCTCGGAACAGACAGTATATCCATTCAGTCCGACAGACTGAAAGCAGCCATGCAGCTTGCCACGAAATTCAATGCCATCGCCATTCTGAAAGGATCGGGAACGGTTATCTGTTCTCCCGATGGAAAAACCGTCATCAACCCCACCGGAAATCCGGGGCTGGCGACAGCCGGTACCGGTGATGTTCTGTCCGGCATGACAGGAAGTTTGATAGCGCAGGGCTGGCCCGCGTGGGAGGCGGCATTGGCTGCCGTCTGGCTGCATGGAAAAGCTGCCGACATTCTGGAAAAGGAACATCGCGGCTGCATTGGCATAACGGCTGGGGAAATCGCTCCGGTGGCCCGTAATCTGCTCAATGAATGTATCGCAAAAAAATAATGAAAAAGCCCCGGAATCCGGGGCTTTTCGATTTCAACAGAACTTCAGTGCGTCACCACACTGCCGCCACTGGCATTTTCGGATTTTTCTGCAGTGACAGGAACAGCAGCCGGTTCTTCCGTAATGGGTTCCGGTTGGCGTTCCAGTGCGATTTCCCAGACCTTGTCGATCCAGCGTACCGGAATGATCTCCAGCTTGTTTTTGACATTGTCGGGGATTTCCACGAGATCTTTCACATTTTCCTGTGGAATGATCACTTTCTTGATCCCGCCCCGCAACGCAGCCAGCAGTTTTTCCTTCAGGCCACCGATCGGGAGCACCTCGCCGCGCAAGGTAATTTCACCTGTCATCGCGACATCAGCCCTGACCGGAATACCACTGAAAACGGATACCAGTGCCGTTGCCATCGAAATACCCGCGGACGGTCCGTCTTTCGGAGTCGCTCCTTCCGGTACATGGATATGGATATCCTTTTTCTCGAAAGCCTCGTTTCTGATACCCAGATTGTTGGCCCGACTGCGCACTACCGTTCTGGCCGCTTCGATAGACTCTTTCATGACATCGCCCAAGGTACCCGTCCGGATAATCTGGCCCTTTCCGGGAACGGTGACCGCTTCCACGGTCAGCAGTTCCCCGCCGACTTCCGTCCATGCCAGACCGGTCACTTCACCGATCTGGTTTTCCTTTTCGGCAATACCGAAATCGAACTGACGGACACCGAGGAATTTGTCGATATTCTTGGGAGTCACGACAATTCTGCGATTCTGTTTTTTCAATAACAGCATCTTGACGACCTTGCGGCAGATTTTGGAAATCTCCCGTTCAAGTGCGCGTACACCGGCTTCCCGTGTGTAATAACGGATAATGTCACGAATAGCCGCTTCGGTAATCGAGAGCTCCGTTTCTTTCAGACCATTGCCCTTCATCTGTTTGGGCAACAGATAACGTTGTGCAATGCTCGTTTTCTCGTCTTCCGTATAACCGGACAGGCGGATGACTTCCATTCTGTCCAGAAGGGCAGGCGGAATATTGTAGGAATTGGATGTTGCGATAAACATCACATCAGACAAGTCGAAATCCACCTCGACATAGTGATCGGAAAACGTATGATTCTGTTCCGGATCCAGCACTTCCAGCAACGCCGCTGCTGGATCTCCCCTGAAATCGGCACCGATCTTGTCCACCTCATCCAGCAGGAAAAGCGGATTGCGCACACCGGCCTTGACCAGGCTCTGCAAAATCTTGCCGGGCATGGCTCCGATATAGGTACGGCGGTGCCCGCGGATCTCCGCCTCATCACGGACTCCCCCCAGAGCCATTCGTACATACTTGCGGTTGGTTGCGCGTGCTATGGACTGTCCGAGAGAAGTCTTGCCTACCCCAGGAGGTCCGACAAAACACAGAATAGGTGCCTTGACCTTGTCAACTCTCTGCTGAACGGCAAGATATTCCAGAATACGTTCCTTGACTCTTTCCAGTCCGTAGTGATCGTTATCCAGAACTTTTTCCGCATTGGCAAGATCGTTGTTGACTTTGGACTTCTTCCGCCAGGGCAGTGAAACCAGCGTCTCAATATAATTGCGCACGACTGTCGCTTCCGCCGACATCGGAGACATGGACTTCAGCTTCCTCAACTCGCCCATCGCCTTGTCTTTCGCTTCCTTGGGCATTTTGGCTGCCGTAATCCGTTTTTCCAGTTCTTCAAGATCAGCACCCTCTTCCCCTTCACCCAATTCACGCTGGATAGCCTTGACCTGTTCGTTCAGGTAATACTCACGCTGCGATTTTTCCATCTGGCGTTTGACGCGACCACGAATACGCTTTTCGACCTGCATGATATCGAGTTCGCTTTCAAGTCTTTCCAGAAGATATTCAAGACGTCTCTCGATATCGACCATCTCGAGAACCACCTGTTTCTGCTCCAGTTTCAACGGCAAATGAGCGGCAATCGTATCGGCGAACCGACCCGGCTCGTCAATGGAAGACAATGATGCGACGACTTCCTGCGGAATCTTTTTGTTCAGTTTGACGTACTGTTCGAACTGCTGAACAATGGCGCGTCTCATGGCTTCGATTTCAGGTTCATTTTCGCCGACTGAATCCACAGGCAGTATATCGGCCAGCAAATGATTTTCACCGGCTTCGACATGCGATATCCTGGCGCGCTGCACGCCTTCGACCAGCACCTTGACTGTTCCGTCAGGCAGCTTGAGCATTTGCAATACGGTCGCGATACACCCTATTTCATAAATATCTTCTGCAGTCGGTTCATCTTTCGCGGCCGTTTTCTGTGCAGCGAGCATAATGGTTTTTTCGGTTTCCATTGCCGTTTCAAGCGCATGAATCGACTTGGGCCTTCCCACGAAAAGCGGGATAACCATGTGCGGAAAAACGACGACGTCCCGCAATGGAAGCAATGGAAATCTAGACGGCTTTGTATCAATAGAAGTCATCATGACAAACCTTATGTAATGAGCATAATGATGATATTGGCCTTATTCTGGAAATTACAAGGCCAAATATCGAAAAATTCACTGAAAAGCTGGGTGACAGATATATAAGTCTTTGCCACCAAAAGCGAAAATACACTGACCAGCCAGACAGCTCCAAACACGATCAGTTCTGAGCGGCAATTTTCTGTTTATCCTGATAAATCAATAAAGGTTTTGATTCATTTGTCACGGTGTTTTCGTCAATGACAACCTTGATGACATTTTTTTCTGTCGGCAAATCGTACATGACGTCAAGCAGCAGCTGTTCCATAATGGAACGGAGTCCGCGAGCGCCAGTTTTGCGTTCCAGTGCCTTTCGGGCAATGGCATGAAGTGCTTCAGGCCGTATTTCAAGCTCTGCACCTTCCATTTCAAGAAGCTTCGTATATTGTTTTACCAACGCGTTTTTAGGTTTAACGAGAATATCGATCAATGCATCTTCTGTCAGATCGTTCAGAACCGCAACGACAGGAAGACGCCCGATCAATTCCGGAATCAGTCCGAATTTTATCAAATCTTCCGGTTCGACGTTCAGGAGTATCTCGTTTCCGGTATTCTCACTCGGACTTTTTACCGTCGCCGAAAATCCGATACCGCCCTTTTCAGACCGGTTTGCAATGATCTTGCTCAATCCATCGAATGCGCCACCGCAAATGAACA carries:
- the ispC gene encoding 1-deoxy-D-xylulose-5-phosphate reductoisomerase; this encodes MTANPQRITVLGSTGSIGVSTLDVLSRHGEQYVVHALTANRRIDELFRQCVQFCPEVAVVGTAADALILEKKLRAKGIGTEVFHGEKALCDIAASSQCDAVMAAIVGAAGLAPALAAARAGKKVMLANKEALVMSGQLFIDTVIASGATLLPIDSEHNAIFQCLPAQHKRFPNEHGVSKILLTASGGPFLHRPVDTLDSVTPEQAIAHPRWVMGRKISVDSATMMNKGLEVIEAHWLFGIPASQIEVVIHPQSVIHSMVSYIDGSVIAQLGNPDMRIPIAHALAYPDRMFSGVTPLDLARIGTLQFESPDFVRFPCLKLAYEALKTGGATPAILNAANEVAVQAFLDQRISFRRIDDVVARVLDKVTTESSITGIDSVLMHDRAARTVATSLILQ
- a CDS encoding phosphatidate cytidylyltransferase → MLKKRIYTAICLAAVLFLVLWSQSSRLFGLFLLVFFCAASWENARLFENRHPFVMAAVSGIVFIVALLWFPEDAYVLCIVASVAIWILFLIPSLFRELPKPGTVMAYLYQLLYWLSILGSFLSVYVLYIRSAVLLLSILMIVWLADIGAYFAGRAFGKRKLAPAISPGKTWEGVVGGLCAVIVAAVVVVWLIPLEDNIALRIYVRYGPVAMLAGLVLLVALSIVGDLLESKLKRRRGFKDSSNLLPGHGGVLDRIDSLIPVLPLAVLLGVWL
- the uppS gene encoding polyprenyl diphosphate synthase; protein product: MSDNIVSGKVVMPRHIAIVMDGNGRWAKKRFLPRVAGHAKGVEAIRRTIEGCISRGIPYLTVFAFSSENWSRPSEEVGFLMNLFLSTLEKETDRLDANNIRLNVIGDISRFDSNLQEAIARAQDRTSANTALTLTVCANYGGRWDILQAVRRMSQDGIGMAEMTEKRLASYLALSYAPDPDLFIRTGGEKRISNFLLWQLAYTELYFTDIYWPDFDDRELEKAILSFKSRERRFGKTSEQLVI
- the frr gene encoding ribosome recycling factor, with amino-acid sequence MNIAEVKKNAEQKMNKSVESLKADLAKVRTGRAHTGILDHIQVDYYGSPTQISQVANVTLIDARTISVQPWEKKMVSVIEKAIRDSDLGLNPSSVGDIIRVPTPPLTEERRKEMVKLVKTEGEDAKVAVRNIRRDANESLKKMVKDKECSEDDERRAQDDIQKLTDRFVQQIDKLLTEKEKEVMTV
- the pyrH gene encoding UMP kinase; amino-acid sequence: MTSPLYKRVLLKLSGEALMGEDQFGINRASIEQMVGDVVDAANLGVEMAIVIGGGNIFRGVAPGAKGMDRATADYMGMLATVINSLALADAMEQAGLTARVMSAIGIDQVVESYVRPKALQYLEEGKVVVFAAGTGNPFFTTDTAAALRGAEMGAEIVLKATKVDGVYSADPMKDTSATRYSHITFDEAIEKHLEVMDAAAFALCRDQKLPIKIFSILKHGALKRVLLGEDEGTLVHI
- the tsf gene encoding translation elongation factor Ts — translated: MAVITAAMVGQLRAKTDAPMMECKKALTEANGDIQKAEDILRVKLGNKASKASSRIAAEGVIAIHVDGNAASIVEVNCETDFVTKNDDFIALANACAKLVANDNPADVAALSALPMDGKTVDEQRKDLIGRIGENMSIRRFARHQTDAKIASYLHGSRIGVIVEYDGPDEQVGKDVAMHIAAMKPAALSAEQVDPALIERERSIAQQKAEEDSAKAVAEGKKAQPADIIARRIEGSVQKFLKEVSLLNQPFVKNDKQSVGQMLKEKNTTIKSYTLYVVGEGLEKKSDDFAAEVAAQMAAAKA
- the rpsB gene encoding 30S ribosomal protein S2, encoding MSVTMREMLEAGVHFGHQTRFWNPKMAPFIFGHRNKIHIVNLEKTLAMYNDAMNYIRQLAANRGTILMVGTKRQARDIIASEAQRAGMPYVDQRWLGGMLTNFKTIRTSIKRLKDMEAAIEDGTVDKMSKKEGLMFQREVAKLQKSIGGIKDMNGLPDALFVVDVGYHKGAVTEAAKLGIPVIGVVDTNHSPEGLAYVIPGNDDSSKAIQLYARGVADAILEGRASAMQDVLEAVKGEEVAEEGK
- a CDS encoding NAD(P)H-hydrate dehydratase produces the protein MNALYSIDAVRTLEQAALADLPTGTLMQRAGRQAATLAMSLLSDLPEKQKTVLVLAGPGNNGGDALEMATLLADSGISVSVLLVSNRKKNEPEEARLARQKAIKSAIHWEDALSIKTTLESLRKRNWSLVVDGMFGIGLKEALTGNRSELVETVNTFSCPVLALDVPSGLNADTGNVVGQDAVAIKATHTITFLADKPGLHTGKGRDYAGQVHVAPLDVDKKYFPETRCWLNSPKLFSRLLAPRLHDTHKGSYGRIAIVGGADGMAGAPVLAARTALYTGSGLCYAVYLKNPPVYDPVTPELMFRAAHQYDFSSDVIVIGPGLGKSPVAREYVEKTIESGKPALFDADALNILAESVELQESLADRSPPSVITPHPLEAARLLGTDSISIQSDRLKAAMQLATKFNAIAILKGSGTVICSPDGKTVINPTGNPGLATAGTGDVLSGMTGSLIAQGWPAWEAALAAVWLHGKAADILEKEHRGCIGITAGEIAPVARNLLNECIAKK
- the lon gene encoding endopeptidase La, with protein sequence MMTSIDTKPSRFPLLPLRDVVVFPHMVIPLFVGRPKSIHALETAMETEKTIMLAAQKTAAKDEPTAEDIYEIGCIATVLQMLKLPDGTVKVLVEGVQRARISHVEAGENHLLADILPVDSVGENEPEIEAMRRAIVQQFEQYVKLNKKIPQEVVASLSSIDEPGRFADTIAAHLPLKLEQKQVVLEMVDIERRLEYLLERLESELDIMQVEKRIRGRVKRQMEKSQREYYLNEQVKAIQRELGEGEEGADLEELEKRITAAKMPKEAKDKAMGELRKLKSMSPMSAEATVVRNYIETLVSLPWRKKSKVNNDLANAEKVLDNDHYGLERVKERILEYLAVQQRVDKVKAPILCFVGPPGVGKTSLGQSIARATNRKYVRMALGGVRDEAEIRGHRRTYIGAMPGKILQSLVKAGVRNPLFLLDEVDKIGADFRGDPAAALLEVLDPEQNHTFSDHYVEVDFDLSDVMFIATSNSYNIPPALLDRMEVIRLSGYTEDEKTSIAQRYLLPKQMKGNGLKETELSITEAAIRDIIRYYTREAGVRALEREISKICRKVVKMLLLKKQNRRIVVTPKNIDKFLGVRQFDFGIAEKENQIGEVTGLAWTEVGGELLTVEAVTVPGKGQIIRTGTLGDVMKESIEAARTVVRSRANNLGIRNEAFEKKDIHIHVPEGATPKDGPSAGISMATALVSVFSGIPVRADVAMTGEITLRGEVLPIGGLKEKLLAALRGGIKKVIIPQENVKDLVEIPDNVKNKLEIIPVRWIDKVWEIALERQPEPITEEPAAVPVTAEKSENASGGSVVTH